Genomic window (Candidatus Nitrosocosmicus franklandus):
AAGAGTGGACTATTTTAATACCAAATCTGAAGATTATAGAATCGGCAACCCGGGTACGCGTGATATGTCTGAGCGTGCTTTCGGGATTGAAAAACAGAGCTTCGATATTATAGAATCTGAAATAGGTAACCATAATTATGCTGCAGATGAGTGGGCTATAGTGAGGAGGGTAATTCACGCAACTGCAGATTTTGATTTTGCTAGGTCGGATAGAATAATTTTTTCCAATGATGCAATAGAATCTGCATATGTCGCTTTCTCCAAGCGTTCTCATGTTGTTACTGATGTTGCGATGGTATTACATGGGATTAATAAAAAATCTTTGACTGATATCGGTCTAACTGCTGTTTGTTTGATTAACGATCCTAAACTTAAGGAAATTTCAAAATCATCCAATAAAACAAGATCTGAACTGGCCATGCGGGAATCAGCTAATATGATAGACAATGGAATAGTAATTATTGGTAATGCACCTACAGCTTTATATGAAGTGATATCAATGATCAAAGAAAAGGTGATTTCACCTTTACTTGTGATTGGTATTCCTGTCGGTTTTGTCTCAGCAGTAGAATCAAAGCAAGACCTTTCAAGACTAGACGTCCCTTTTATTACAAATACAGGAAGAAAAGGTGGTAGCTCAGCAGCTTCATCGATCATTAATTCGCTAATGTTAATGTATTTATCTACAAAGAATAACTTATCATAGAAACATGAATATATAATTCAAAGTAGGGGGATTATTTATTTTAACCTGGAATGATTTTTAATTTTGCATATTTTATACAGCTATCAACAAATTCGTTAGGTATATTAGATCCCATAAAATGAGTGTGCATGTAAGATGCAACACAATTTCTATAACATAACCCATCCATGCCATCAATTATGCCTTTACCTCTTTTGAGCTTATATATCATATTCACGTCTTTGTTATGTGGTATTACCGTTGAATAGTGAAATTCATGTCCCTTAATTTGTCTAGATCTTTTTAAAAAAGATTGATTATCAACCACCTTGCCTTCTGTATATCCTAATGTCAATTTTCCTGTCATCACAGTTTCTGCATCAAATATGCCCACCATTTTATATTTTCTCTTTGTTCCTCTAAATCCTGAAATAGATTTGGTTAAATACATCAATCCTCCACATTCGGCGTAAATTGGCATGCCTTCATCGGCTAGTTTTTTTATTTTATTCATTATCCTTGAGTTTTTCTCAAGCATATCTGCAATTACTTCTGGGAAACCTCCTCCTAAGATCAAACCAGCACAATCAGATGAAATATCTGAATCATCGATGGGACTAAAAAATTCTAATTTTATCCTTTTAGATAAAATATCCAAGTTATCTTGATAATAAAAATTGAATGACTTATCCAATGCCACAAGAATTTTTACTGATGGTATCAAATCTCTTGATTTCTTTTTATGTTCATTAAACTCTTTAGAAAAATAATTTTTGGCTCTTGTAACATTTGTTTTTGCTTTACCTTGGTTTGTGAGAAATTGAATTAGTTTATCAAAATCGATATTCTCTGATATAGATCTAACATTAGAAACGATTGATTTCTTATCTTTCGAATTCAATTCCATCATAGGTACCAGTCCTAAATGCCTTTCACTGTAAGTTACTTTCTTGTTGTTAAATATATTACCTACAATTGGTATTTTGATATTAGATTCAAATGCATCCTTTATATATTTTAAATGTCTTTCGCTAGCCAAATTATTTAAAATGATTCCTGCTATATTGATATTCCTTTTAAACTTTATGAAACCAAATGCTATCGCTGCAACTGATCTGGCCGCCTTCCTTGCGTCGATAACCAATATTATTGGAAGATCTAATATTTTAGATACATGCGCAGTGCTGGCAAAGTTACTCTTTCCATCAATTCCGTCATAAAGTCCCATTACTCCTTCCAATATTGCAAAGTCTGCATCTATAGAGTTTCTTTTATAAGACTCAATTACTCCTTGTTTTCCCATTAACCAAACATCAAGGTTTCTAGATTTTCTATTCGTAATTATATTGTGATAAGTGGGGTCGATATAATCTGGTCCAATCTTAAACGGTTGAACTCTGAATCCTTTTTTTTCTAATCCATACATCATCGCCAACGATATCGTTGTTTTTCCTACACCGCTTGTGGTTCCTGCAACTACAATTCCTGGAATTACCAACATTTTTATTATTTT
Coding sequences:
- a CDS encoding precorrin-8X methylmutase → MDYFNTKSEDYRIGNPGTRDMSERAFGIEKQSFDIIESEIGNHNYAADEWAIVRRVIHATADFDFARSDRIIFSNDAIESAYVAFSKRSHVVTDVAMVLHGINKKSLTDIGLTAVCLINDPKLKEISKSSNKTRSELAMRESANMIDNGIVIIGNAPTALYEVISMIKEKVISPLLVIGIPVGFVSAVESKQDLSRLDVPFITNTGRKGGSSAASSIINSLMLMYLSTKNNLS
- a CDS encoding cobyrinate a,c-diamide synthase; its protein translation is MLVIPGIVVAGTTSGVGKTTISLAMMYGLEKKGFRVQPFKIGPDYIDPTYHNIITNRKSRNLDVWLMGKQGVIESYKRNSIDADFAILEGVMGLYDGIDGKSNFASTAHVSKILDLPIILVIDARKAARSVAAIAFGFIKFKRNINIAGIILNNLASERHLKYIKDAFESNIKIPIVGNIFNNKKVTYSERHLGLVPMMELNSKDKKSIVSNVRSISENIDFDKLIQFLTNQGKAKTNVTRAKNYFSKEFNEHKKKSRDLIPSVKILVALDKSFNFYYQDNLDILSKRIKLEFFSPIDDSDISSDCAGLILGGGFPEVIADMLEKNSRIMNKIKKLADEGMPIYAECGGLMYLTKSISGFRGTKRKYKMVGIFDAETVMTGKLTLGYTEGKVVDNQSFLKRSRQIKGHEFHYSTVIPHNKDVNMIYKLKRGKGIIDGMDGLCYRNCVASYMHTHFMGSNIPNEFVDSCIKYAKLKIIPG